Proteins encoded by one window of Enterobacter pseudoroggenkampii:
- a CDS encoding LysR family transcriptional regulator, with protein sequence MQINLFESIRIFIEIVESGSLTQAAENLQVHRPAVTKALQLLEQHSGTRLLQRTTRRISLTPDGEAFYRQSKPLLAQADELLESFGTDRAIHGQLRVDMPVSFATLRVIPNLPDFYRQHPEIDIILSSSDRRRDMLRDGLDCVLRVGELDDGDYIARKIGNIKITTCASPAWLAKHGTPETPDDLRKHQAINWINTSSRHIHPWTFTTPEGVAEMTLPGKLVVDNSEAYIAAGLAGLGLMQGMNLFLQPYIDRGLLVEVLPAYRSPDRKLSLLYPHRHLSRKVRVFTEWLESLV encoded by the coding sequence ATGCAAATAAATCTCTTTGAATCTATTCGAATTTTTATTGAAATTGTCGAGTCAGGTAGTCTTACCCAGGCGGCGGAGAATCTGCAGGTCCATCGCCCTGCAGTCACCAAAGCGTTACAGCTTCTGGAGCAACACAGCGGCACGCGGCTCCTGCAGCGCACAACGCGTCGGATTAGCCTGACGCCGGATGGGGAGGCGTTCTATCGCCAGAGTAAACCCCTGCTGGCGCAGGCGGACGAATTACTGGAGTCGTTTGGTACGGACCGGGCAATACACGGTCAGCTGCGTGTGGATATGCCGGTCTCTTTTGCCACGCTGCGGGTGATACCCAATCTGCCTGATTTTTATCGTCAGCATCCTGAGATCGACATCATTCTGAGCAGCTCTGACCGCCGTCGGGATATGCTGCGGGATGGTCTGGACTGCGTGCTGCGGGTGGGAGAGCTGGACGACGGCGATTATATCGCGCGTAAAATCGGGAACATCAAAATCACGACCTGCGCCAGCCCGGCCTGGCTGGCAAAACACGGTACGCCAGAAACGCCGGATGATTTACGCAAACATCAGGCCATCAACTGGATTAATACCAGCAGCAGACATATTCATCCGTGGACGTTTACCACGCCAGAAGGCGTCGCGGAGATGACTTTACCCGGTAAGCTTGTGGTGGATAACTCCGAGGCCTACATCGCGGCAGGCCTGGCCGGGCTGGGGTTAATGCAGGGGATGAATCTCTTTCTCCAGCCTTACATTGACCGCGGCCTGCTGGTTGAGGTCCTGCCAGCCTATCGCTCGCCGGACCGCAAGCTGTCACTGCTCTACCCACACCGTCACCTCTCCCGCAAAGTGCGGGTATTTACCGAGTGGCTGGAGAGTCTGGTGTGA
- a CDS encoding PLP-dependent aminotransferase family protein, translating to MSAPSQSSPHYRRIAEMLRLTLTSGALRAGDRMISARKLAEREHVSLPTALEALRCLEAEGLIVARPRSGYYIRQTSLSPRVEPARSSPGPVPVTLSAVARSLFSSAEARLIPLGAALPDPAWLPGDALQRALHSAGRRLEAHGQSYSLPPGRADLRSKIAARSAQWGARFSADDLIITSGATQALRLALRAVCQPGDVVAIEQPAYFGTLLLLEDLGLKALAIPTDPVEGLLLEPLADAIRCHRPAAVLASPTVQNPLGASMPVARKQELVALLEEAEIPLIEDDVYGDLVGEGQRPPACKAFDQSGNVIYCSSLSKTLAPGWRIGWIAAGRYHTQVLQARMAGDWAGAPLLEAATSEMLASGDYDRHLRRLKRRIAVGLAAVVARVEASFPPGTRVNVPAAGFLLWVELPQQINALEVHRRALALGIGVSPGPLFSPGAELTHFLRLNCANEPTPRLLNAVGQIGALCHELAVFTPDSPATR from the coding sequence ATGTCTGCCCCGTCCCAGTCGTCCCCACACTATCGCCGAATTGCCGAGATGCTGCGCCTCACGCTGACGTCTGGCGCGCTGCGCGCCGGTGACAGGATGATCTCCGCGCGTAAACTGGCCGAGCGCGAGCACGTTAGCCTTCCGACGGCGCTGGAGGCCCTTCGCTGCCTCGAGGCTGAAGGGCTGATCGTTGCGCGCCCGCGTTCAGGTTACTACATCCGCCAGACCAGCCTGTCACCGCGCGTGGAGCCCGCGCGCTCCTCACCCGGTCCGGTCCCCGTCACCCTATCCGCCGTGGCCCGGTCGCTGTTCAGCAGTGCAGAAGCCCGGCTGATCCCGCTGGGCGCCGCCCTGCCCGATCCCGCGTGGCTGCCAGGAGACGCGCTGCAGCGGGCGTTGCACTCCGCGGGCCGTCGTCTGGAAGCGCATGGACAGAGCTACAGCCTGCCCCCGGGAAGAGCAGACCTACGAAGTAAGATTGCCGCGCGCTCTGCGCAATGGGGAGCCCGGTTCAGCGCGGACGATCTCATTATCACCTCGGGCGCGACGCAGGCGCTGCGCCTGGCACTTCGGGCCGTGTGTCAGCCAGGTGATGTGGTGGCAATTGAGCAGCCCGCCTACTTTGGCACGCTCCTGCTGCTGGAGGATTTAGGCCTGAAGGCCTTAGCGATCCCCACCGACCCTGTGGAAGGCCTGCTGCTGGAGCCGCTGGCTGACGCCATTCGCTGCCATCGCCCCGCTGCCGTCCTGGCCTCACCCACCGTGCAAAACCCGTTGGGTGCCAGCATGCCCGTCGCACGCAAGCAGGAACTGGTTGCCCTGCTTGAAGAGGCAGAAATTCCGTTGATTGAGGACGATGTTTACGGAGATCTGGTCGGTGAGGGGCAACGCCCTCCGGCCTGCAAGGCGTTCGACCAGAGCGGGAATGTGATTTACTGCAGCTCCCTGTCTAAAACGCTTGCGCCGGGGTGGCGAATCGGCTGGATTGCCGCCGGACGCTACCACACGCAGGTCTTGCAGGCCCGCATGGCCGGAGACTGGGCTGGTGCACCGCTGCTGGAAGCCGCGACGAGCGAGATGCTGGCAAGCGGCGACTACGACCGTCACCTGCGGCGGCTCAAGCGGCGGATCGCGGTGGGATTAGCCGCCGTCGTGGCGCGGGTCGAGGCCAGTTTTCCCCCCGGAACCCGCGTAAACGTACCCGCAGCCGGCTTTTTGTTGTGGGTAGAACTGCCTCAGCAGATCAACGCCCTGGAGGTGCATCGTCGCGCGCTGGCGCTGGGTATTGGCGTCAGCCCCGGCCCCCTGTTTTCTCCTGGCGCAGAACTCACGCACTTTCTGCGGCTAAACTGCGCAAACGAACCGACGCCCCGCCTGCTCAATGCCGTAGGGCAGATTGGGGCCCTATGCCATGAACTGGCCGTTTTCACACCAGACTCTCCAGCCACTCGGTAA
- a CDS encoding SDR family oxidoreductase: MNKMQQHNVALVAGASGIVGRQLVNTLLHHQWEVIGLSRHAASHPDGIPVVNVDLLDAQDTARALHALNGVTHIFYSAWANAANWADMVEPNVTMLRNLVSTLETAAPLQTVSLMQGYKVYGAHLGPFKTPARESDPGVAGAEFNAAQLTWLSQFQRGKGWHWNAIRPGVVGSAVPGNAMNLALSIALYASLCKALGLPLRFPGSEQTWHSIVDHTDAGLLAETTLWAATSPAAQNQAFNVNNGDIWRWSELWPRIVRWFELDSAPPVRLSFHQLFNDYRGVWRELAEERLVEADILQLSDGRFADFVFSWDYDMFGDGSKLRRAGFTQMQATDEMFFRLFAQLRAARIIP, from the coding sequence ATGAATAAGATGCAGCAACACAACGTCGCCCTGGTCGCGGGCGCCAGCGGCATTGTCGGCAGACAGCTGGTCAATACGCTCCTGCACCATCAGTGGGAGGTGATCGGCCTTAGCCGCCATGCCGCGTCTCATCCTGACGGCATCCCCGTGGTGAACGTCGATTTACTGGATGCGCAGGACACTGCACGGGCGCTGCACGCCCTGAACGGAGTCACCCACATCTTTTACAGCGCCTGGGCGAACGCGGCGAACTGGGCAGACATGGTTGAGCCGAACGTCACCATGCTGCGTAACCTGGTCAGCACCCTCGAAACAGCGGCACCGCTGCAGACGGTAAGCCTGATGCAGGGCTACAAAGTCTACGGTGCGCATCTGGGGCCGTTTAAAACCCCGGCGCGGGAAAGCGATCCCGGCGTAGCGGGTGCCGAATTTAACGCCGCGCAGCTCACGTGGCTCAGCCAGTTTCAGCGGGGGAAAGGCTGGCACTGGAATGCCATCAGGCCGGGCGTGGTGGGGAGTGCGGTGCCGGGCAATGCCATGAACCTTGCGCTGAGCATCGCTCTGTACGCCTCCCTGTGTAAGGCGCTGGGTTTACCGCTGCGTTTTCCCGGTTCAGAACAGACCTGGCACAGCATTGTTGACCATACCGACGCCGGGCTGCTGGCCGAGACAACGCTGTGGGCCGCCACGTCACCTGCGGCACAGAATCAGGCCTTCAACGTAAACAATGGCGATATCTGGCGCTGGAGCGAGCTGTGGCCGCGCATCGTACGCTGGTTTGAACTGGACTCTGCGCCGCCGGTGAGGTTGTCATTTCATCAGCTGTTTAACGACTATCGCGGCGTATGGCGCGAGCTTGCCGAAGAGCGGCTGGTGGAAGCGGATATTTTGCAGCTAAGCGACGGGCGGTTTGCCGATTTTGTCTTTAGCTGGGATTACGACATGTTCGGTGACGGGAGCAAGCTGCGCAGGGCGGGCTTTACGCAAATGCAGGCGACCGATGAGATGTTTTTCCGCCTGTTTGCGCAGCTGAGAGCCGCGCGGATTATTCCCTGA
- a CDS encoding aldo/keto reductase family oxidoreductase, translating into MSSIDKSGTYALGTRTVKRLGYGAMQLAGPGVFGPPKDKQAALDVLREAVAAGVNHIDTSDFYGPHVTNQLIREALHPYRDDLTLVTKIGARRDDKGAWLPAFSAQELTQAVHDNLRNLQLDVLDVVNLRIMFSAHGPAEGSIAEPLSTLAELQQQGLVRHIGLSNVTATQVAEARKLVPVVCVQNMYNIVNRGDDALVDLLAQQGIAYVPFFPLGGFTPLQSSGLQAVADSLGATPMQVALAWLLQRSPNILLIPGTSSVAHLRQNLAAGELQLPPDALETLNTLMD; encoded by the coding sequence ATGAGCAGCATTGATAAAAGCGGGACGTACGCGCTCGGGACGCGGACGGTGAAACGGCTGGGCTACGGTGCGATGCAGCTGGCCGGGCCTGGCGTCTTTGGGCCGCCGAAGGATAAGCAGGCCGCGCTGGACGTGCTGCGCGAAGCGGTGGCGGCGGGGGTGAACCACATTGATACCAGTGATTTTTACGGCCCTCATGTCACTAACCAGCTGATCCGCGAGGCGCTTCACCCGTACCGGGACGATCTGACGCTTGTCACCAAGATCGGCGCCCGTCGCGATGACAAAGGCGCCTGGCTGCCGGCCTTTTCCGCGCAGGAACTGACGCAGGCGGTGCATGACAACCTGCGTAATCTGCAGCTGGACGTGCTGGACGTGGTGAATCTGCGGATCATGTTTAGCGCACACGGGCCGGCGGAAGGATCGATTGCTGAACCGCTTTCCACCCTGGCCGAATTACAGCAGCAGGGGCTGGTGCGTCATATTGGCCTGAGCAACGTCACGGCCACCCAGGTCGCGGAAGCCCGGAAGCTGGTGCCGGTGGTGTGCGTGCAGAACATGTACAACATTGTGAACCGGGGTGACGACGCGCTGGTGGATCTGCTGGCGCAGCAGGGGATTGCGTATGTACCGTTCTTCCCGCTGGGCGGCTTTACGCCACTGCAATCTTCCGGGCTGCAGGCTGTCGCCGACTCGCTGGGCGCAACGCCAATGCAGGTTGCGCTGGCATGGCTGCTGCAGCGTTCCCCAAATATCCTGCTGATCCCGGGCACCTCTTCCGTGGCGCATCTGCGGCAAAACCTCGCGGCGGGGGAACTGCAGCTGCCGCCTGACGCACTGGAAACATTGAATACGCTGATGGACTGA
- the tcp gene encoding methyl-accepting chemotaxis citrate transducer: MLKNLHVITGIIFALTIFCLLQVVTGGLFYSAVSNDRHNFQNSGVLNAQQESLSDSVNTLVKTRVTVTRVAIRYLKNQRDPASLAAINKLLGTAGDSLAKAEAYNKEWQKLPQVKGQEAALTDEMQKSWNQMHEVMRLSIEYLRADNYQAYGDLDAQQAQDDMEAVYNRWRAENNTLLKAATEENQSSFTQMQWTLAAILLAVIAVLVVIWQGLQHLLLKPLHSIMNHIRAIAGGDLTQDIAISGRNEMGQLAAGLHEMQQSLVTTVSAVRGSTDSIYTGAGEIAAGSNDLSARTEQQAASLEETAASMEELTATVKQNSDNARQATLLAKNASETAARGGHVVDNVVRTMNEIADSSQQIAHITSVIDSIAFQTNILALNAAVEAARAGEQGRGFAVVAGEVRTLASRSAQAAKEIKGLIENSVSRVNTGSEQVSEAGTTMKEIVAAVTRVTDIMGEISSASDEQSRGIEQVSLAVSQMDSVTQQNAALVQESATAAAALEDQSEQLRQAVAAFRLNGKEKAVAPRPANLKTPQLLRPATTTPSTDSNWETF; encoded by the coding sequence ATGCTGAAAAATCTGCACGTGATTACCGGTATTATCTTTGCCCTCACCATATTCTGTCTGCTGCAAGTTGTCACGGGAGGGTTGTTCTACTCTGCCGTCAGTAACGATCGCCATAACTTCCAGAATTCCGGCGTGCTCAATGCCCAGCAGGAAAGCCTGAGCGACAGCGTGAACACGCTGGTGAAAACGCGCGTCACCGTCACCCGCGTGGCGATCCGCTATCTGAAAAACCAGCGTGACCCGGCTTCCCTGGCGGCGATCAATAAGCTGCTTGGCACCGCAGGCGACTCGCTGGCAAAAGCCGAAGCCTATAACAAAGAGTGGCAGAAACTGCCGCAGGTTAAGGGCCAGGAGGCGGCATTGACCGACGAGATGCAGAAATCCTGGAACCAGATGCACGAAGTGATGCGCTTATCGATTGAGTATCTGCGTGCCGACAACTATCAGGCCTATGGGGATCTGGACGCGCAGCAGGCGCAGGACGACATGGAAGCGGTCTATAACCGCTGGCGCGCCGAAAACAACACCCTGCTGAAGGCCGCAACCGAAGAGAACCAGAGCAGCTTCACGCAGATGCAGTGGACCCTGGCGGCAATTCTGCTGGCAGTTATCGCGGTTCTGGTGGTCATCTGGCAGGGTTTACAGCACCTGCTTTTAAAACCACTCCACTCCATTATGAACCATATTCGCGCCATTGCAGGGGGCGACCTGACGCAGGATATCGCAATATCTGGCCGCAACGAGATGGGTCAGTTGGCCGCTGGCCTGCATGAGATGCAGCAGTCGCTGGTGACCACCGTCAGCGCCGTGCGCGGAAGCACCGATTCCATCTACACCGGCGCAGGCGAAATTGCCGCAGGAAGCAACGATCTGTCCGCCCGCACCGAGCAGCAGGCCGCCTCGCTGGAAGAGACTGCCGCCAGCATGGAAGAGCTGACCGCGACGGTTAAACAGAACTCCGATAACGCCCGTCAGGCCACGCTGCTGGCGAAAAACGCCTCTGAAACGGCCGCGCGCGGCGGTCACGTCGTGGATAACGTGGTTCGCACCATGAACGAAATCGCCGACAGTTCGCAGCAAATTGCGCATATTACCAGCGTGATCGACAGCATCGCGTTCCAGACGAACATTCTGGCGCTTAACGCCGCGGTGGAAGCCGCACGCGCCGGGGAACAGGGGCGTGGCTTTGCGGTTGTCGCGGGCGAGGTCCGTACGCTGGCGAGCCGCAGCGCGCAGGCGGCGAAAGAGATCAAAGGGCTTATCGAGAACTCCGTCAGCCGGGTGAATACCGGTTCTGAGCAGGTGAGCGAGGCCGGCACCACCATGAAGGAAATTGTCGCTGCCGTCACCCGCGTGACCGATATCATGGGCGAGATTTCCTCTGCCTCTGACGAGCAGAGCCGCGGTATTGAGCAGGTGAGCCTGGCCGTTTCGCAGATGGACAGCGTGACGCAGCAAAACGCCGCGCTGGTGCAGGAGTCCGCCACGGCGGCTGCGGCACTGGAAGATCAGTCCGAGCAGCTGCGCCAGGCGGTAGCGGCGTTTCGTCTGAACGGCAAAGAAAAAGCGGTCGCTCCACGCCCGGCCAATCTGAAAACGCCACAGCTGCTGCGCCCGGCAACGACAACCCCCTCCACCGACAGCAACTGGGAAACGTTCTGA
- the smrA gene encoding DNA endonuclease SmrA, which translates to MNPDDKSFFLDAMEDVQPLKRGPDIHWQPSRNTRVREEVDNEQLDNFLTLDFLDLLPLEEPLAFQREGVQQGVIDKLRSGKYARQASLNLLRQPAERCRQMLFSFICQARRDGLRNLIIIHGKGREQNSHPNVVRSYLARWLTEFEEVQAFCVALPHHGGSGACYVSLRKSDEAKQENWERHAKRSR; encoded by the coding sequence ATGAACCCTGACGACAAATCCTTTTTTCTTGACGCCATGGAAGATGTCCAGCCGCTGAAGCGTGGCCCGGATATTCACTGGCAGCCCAGCCGCAATACCCGGGTGCGCGAGGAGGTGGATAATGAACAGCTGGATAACTTCCTGACGCTCGATTTTCTTGACCTTCTTCCCCTGGAAGAACCGCTGGCGTTCCAGCGCGAAGGGGTGCAGCAGGGCGTTATCGATAAGCTGCGCTCGGGTAAATATGCCCGCCAGGCCAGCTTAAACCTCCTGCGTCAGCCTGCCGAACGCTGCCGTCAGATGCTGTTTTCTTTTATCTGCCAGGCCAGACGTGACGGGTTACGTAACCTGATTATTATTCACGGGAAAGGGCGGGAGCAGAACTCGCATCCGAATGTGGTGCGCAGCTACCTGGCGCGCTGGTTGACCGAGTTCGAGGAAGTGCAGGCCTTCTGCGTGGCGCTGCCGCATCACGGCGGCAGCGGGGCATGCTATGTCTCGCTGCGAAAATCCGATGAAGCAAAACAGGAAAACTGGGAGCGGCACGCCAAGCGCAGCCGCTAG
- a CDS encoding LysR family transcriptional regulator translates to MNNKLNAISTFLRVAEAGSFSAAARQTGIKQSAVSQQIAALEESLGVVLLHRTTRKMKLTEQGERYRRDMQLVLDAMGEAERRLHPVDHSVQGRVHVQLPSGLGQIFLPHLLALQRLHPELQLMLSLDDRLADLVTEGVDVAIRLSSEPPQAHAARVLGRIETRLFAAPGFQAVRAVSELATLPHVRFSGIPLGAPLRLMSDEETVEVNVNTVFRANTSDALLQALESGIGIGGMQQPLVTRALQTGTLVPVLPDWRLPDRFLYAVYPDARFIPQRVRKVVSVIEHLLPEIIKKN, encoded by the coding sequence ATGAATAACAAGCTCAATGCCATTTCTACCTTTCTGCGCGTCGCTGAAGCGGGCTCGTTTTCAGCGGCCGCCCGTCAGACCGGTATTAAGCAGTCCGCCGTCAGTCAACAGATCGCGGCGCTTGAGGAATCACTGGGTGTGGTACTGCTGCACCGTACGACGCGTAAGATGAAGCTGACCGAACAGGGTGAACGTTACCGGCGTGATATGCAGCTTGTGCTGGACGCCATGGGGGAAGCGGAGAGGCGTTTACATCCTGTCGATCATAGCGTTCAGGGGCGCGTCCATGTCCAGTTACCGAGCGGCCTGGGGCAGATTTTTTTGCCGCATCTGCTGGCGCTGCAGCGTCTGCATCCCGAGCTGCAGCTGATGCTTTCCCTGGATGACCGCCTTGCCGATCTGGTGACGGAGGGCGTGGATGTCGCGATACGGCTGAGCAGTGAGCCCCCGCAGGCGCATGCGGCGCGCGTGCTGGGGCGTATTGAAACCAGGCTGTTTGCCGCCCCCGGCTTTCAGGCGGTACGCGCCGTCAGCGAGCTGGCGACGCTGCCACACGTGCGGTTCAGCGGCATTCCGCTGGGTGCTCCCCTGCGCCTGATGTCTGACGAGGAGACGGTCGAGGTCAACGTGAATACTGTTTTCCGTGCCAACACCAGCGACGCGCTGCTGCAGGCGCTTGAGTCCGGCATTGGTATCGGCGGCATGCAGCAGCCGCTCGTGACACGCGCGCTGCAAACCGGCACGCTGGTACCGGTGCTGCCCGACTGGCGGTTACCCGATCGCTTCCTCTATGCCGTCTATCCTGACGCCCGCTTTATTCCGCAGCGCGTCAGAAAGGTCGTCAGCGTGATTGAGCATTTACTGCCTGAAATAATAAAGAAAAACTGA
- a CDS encoding NAD(P)H-dependent flavin oxidoreductase codes for MKNNRICQILGIEKPVIQGPLSWLTDARLVAAVSNAGGLGVLGPNAGLTADTAVSTPEATAEKMREEIRKTKRLTEKPFGVNLIPTAVNDVWTGPILKVVKEEGVRAVVYTGYGEGSIIPSLFSELKEAGIAIIYRDINPTPENTRLAEDLGADIIVATGFDEGGTLPATALGTFSIVPLIADAVKHIPVMAAGGITDNRTARAAHALGAEGVFAGSVFISTEESRVPQGVKEKIVAANGLDLLLFRTVPHYYRALPGKLAEKLASMDKAGASNDALGKAMGGLRGLRLGMLENNTDEGYIALGTGIGNIRSVKSVAEIVNLLAVE; via the coding sequence ATGAAAAATAACCGTATCTGTCAGATCCTGGGTATCGAAAAGCCTGTTATTCAGGGGCCGTTATCCTGGCTTACCGATGCCCGTTTAGTTGCCGCGGTCAGCAATGCCGGCGGGCTCGGCGTGCTGGGACCCAATGCAGGCTTAACCGCCGACACCGCGGTCTCCACGCCGGAAGCGACAGCCGAAAAAATGCGCGAAGAAATTCGTAAAACCAAACGGCTGACCGAAAAACCGTTTGGCGTGAACCTGATCCCCACCGCCGTTAATGACGTCTGGACTGGACCAATTCTTAAGGTGGTAAAAGAGGAAGGCGTCAGGGCCGTGGTATATACAGGCTATGGGGAAGGCAGCATTATTCCCTCGCTGTTCAGTGAGTTAAAAGAGGCAGGGATCGCTATTATCTACCGCGACATCAATCCCACGCCGGAAAACACCCGTCTCGCAGAAGATCTGGGGGCAGACATTATCGTCGCCACCGGTTTTGATGAAGGCGGAACGTTACCCGCAACGGCGCTTGGCACCTTTTCCATCGTGCCGCTGATTGCCGATGCCGTGAAGCACATCCCGGTGATGGCCGCGGGCGGTATTACCGATAATCGCACCGCCAGAGCGGCGCATGCGTTAGGTGCGGAAGGCGTGTTTGCCGGATCGGTCTTTATCAGTACCGAAGAAAGCCGCGTGCCGCAGGGGGTCAAAGAGAAAATTGTTGCCGCCAACGGCCTGGACTTACTCCTTTTTCGCACCGTGCCCCATTACTACCGCGCGCTTCCCGGCAAGCTGGCGGAAAAACTGGCATCGATGGATAAAGCAGGCGCAAGCAACGACGCGCTGGGCAAGGCGATGGGAGGATTACGGGGCCTGCGTCTGGGCATGCTGGAAAATAACACCGATGAAGGCTATATCGCGCTCGGCACGGGGATTGGGAACATCCGCAGCGTGAAAAGCGTGGCCGAGATCGTCAATCTGTTAGCGGTTGAGTAA
- the umuD gene encoding translesion error-prone DNA polymerase V autoproteolytic subunit — protein sequence MDTLFSYHPNQSIELPLFAERVACGFPSPAQDYVEDRLDLNRLAVRHPSATYFIKVSGDSMIGAGIGDGDLLVVDRSLNAEHGDIVVASVAGEFTVKELQTRPVLRLLPHNARYQPITFQSEEELQIFGVVTHTLKTHKHVRAG from the coding sequence ATGGACACTCTCTTTTCTTATCATCCAAACCAATCTATTGAATTACCGTTGTTTGCAGAGCGTGTAGCCTGTGGCTTCCCCAGTCCGGCGCAGGACTATGTGGAAGATCGTCTCGATCTTAACCGGCTGGCAGTGAGACACCCCAGTGCGACCTATTTTATCAAGGTGAGTGGAGACTCCATGATTGGCGCGGGGATCGGTGACGGCGATCTGCTGGTGGTCGATCGTTCGTTAAATGCCGAACATGGGGACATCGTCGTGGCGTCGGTCGCCGGTGAGTTTACGGTGAAAGAGCTACAGACCCGCCCGGTTCTGAGACTTCTGCCGCATAATGCCCGCTATCAGCCGATTACCTTTCAGTCCGAAGAGGAGCTGCAGATCTTCGGCGTCGTCACCCACACGCTTAAAACGCATAAACATGTTCGCGCTGGTTGA
- the umuC gene encoding translesion error-prone DNA polymerase V subunit UmuC, which produces MFALVDVNSFYASCEKVFRPDLQGKPIVVVSNNDGCIISLSPEAKQFGIKMGEPYFKFKEKGYPSRVYVFSSNYALYADLSSRVMQTLTDLAPAIEIYSIDEAFVNVSGIGNCLALEAFGHQMRTQVYKNTGLTVGVGIAPTKTLAKLANYAAKRWAGTGGVVDLSGRERQRKLLAKVPVEEVWGVGRRITKKLNAMGITTALELAEASSWVIRKHFNVVLERTARELRGEPCLDLEEYTPTKQQIICSRSFGHRITQYEEMHQAICAYAERAAEKLRGEHQYCRFISVFVRTSPHADNEIYYGNQASVTLMTPTNDSRDIIRAATEGLGRIWLDGYRYMKAGVMLADFFSSGVAQLNLFDDNRLRANSAALMEMIDSVNHSGKGKIWFAGQGIEKPWAMKREMLSPAYTTRYADLPVAR; this is translated from the coding sequence ATGTTCGCGCTGGTTGATGTGAATAGCTTCTATGCCTCCTGCGAGAAGGTATTTCGCCCCGATCTGCAGGGGAAGCCCATCGTGGTGGTGTCCAATAACGACGGCTGCATTATTTCACTGTCGCCGGAGGCAAAGCAGTTCGGCATAAAAATGGGGGAGCCCTATTTTAAATTCAAAGAGAAGGGCTATCCGTCGCGGGTTTACGTCTTTAGTTCGAACTATGCGTTGTATGCCGATCTCAGCAGTCGGGTGATGCAGACGCTGACGGATCTCGCTCCGGCCATAGAAATTTACTCGATCGACGAGGCGTTCGTGAACGTTTCAGGGATCGGTAACTGCCTTGCACTGGAAGCGTTCGGACACCAGATGCGCACGCAGGTCTATAAAAATACGGGCTTAACCGTTGGCGTCGGTATTGCCCCGACAAAAACGCTGGCGAAGCTGGCCAACTATGCGGCGAAGCGATGGGCTGGCACCGGCGGCGTGGTCGATCTCTCAGGCCGGGAGCGGCAGCGTAAACTGCTGGCAAAGGTGCCGGTAGAGGAGGTGTGGGGGGTAGGGCGGCGCATCACGAAAAAACTGAACGCAATGGGGATTACCACGGCGCTGGAGCTGGCGGAGGCCTCCTCGTGGGTCATTCGCAAACATTTCAACGTGGTACTGGAACGCACTGCGCGCGAGCTTCGCGGCGAGCCCTGCCTTGACCTGGAAGAGTACACCCCCACGAAGCAGCAAATCATCTGTAGCCGTTCGTTTGGACACCGCATTACCCAATACGAAGAGATGCATCAGGCGATTTGCGCCTACGCGGAGCGCGCCGCAGAGAAACTGCGCGGCGAGCATCAATACTGTCGTTTTATCAGCGTGTTTGTGCGCACCAGCCCGCACGCTGACAACGAAATTTATTACGGCAATCAGGCTTCTGTCACCCTGATGACGCCCACCAATGACTCGCGCGATATCATCCGCGCCGCCACGGAGGGGCTGGGGCGGATATGGCTCGACGGGTATCGCTATATGAAGGCCGGGGTCATGCTGGCGGACTTTTTCAGCAGCGGCGTCGCCCAGCTTAATTTGTTTGACGATAATCGTCTGCGCGCCAACAGCGCGGCGCTGATGGAGATGATCGACAGCGTAAATCACTCCGGCAAAGGGAAGATATGGTTCGCCGGGCAGGGGATTGAGAAACCGTGGGCGATGAAGCGTGAGATGTTGTCACCGGCCTATACGACGCGGTACGCCGATTTGCCGGTGGCGAGGTAG